In one Parageobacillus genomosp. 1 genomic region, the following are encoded:
- a CDS encoding ComE operon protein 2: MERITWDQYFMAQSHLLALRSTCTRLAVGATIVRDKRIIAGGYNGSIAGGAHCIDEGCYVIDGHCVRTIHAEMNAILQCAKFGVPTEGAEMYVTHFPCLHCCKAIIQSGIRAVYYAKDYKNHPYALELFEQAKVHVQQVPFDQKILSLLQK; the protein is encoded by the coding sequence ATGGAGCGGATTACATGGGATCAATATTTTATGGCCCAAAGCCATTTGCTAGCTCTGCGCAGCACATGCACACGGCTGGCGGTGGGGGCGACGATCGTCCGTGATAAGCGGATTATTGCCGGAGGATACAACGGTTCGATCGCTGGCGGCGCCCATTGTATTGATGAGGGATGTTACGTTATTGATGGGCATTGCGTTCGTACCATCCACGCGGAAATGAATGCGATTTTGCAATGTGCCAAGTTTGGCGTCCCGACAGAGGGAGCAGAAATGTATGTCACGCATTTTCCGTGCTTGCATTGCTGCAAGGCGATCATTCAAAGCGGAATTCGCGCCGTATATTATGCGAAAGATTATAAAAACCATCCATATGCGCTTGAGCTGTTTGAACAAGCGAAAGTCCACGTACAACAGGTACCATTCGATCAAAAAATATTGTCGCTTTTACAAAAGTAA
- a CDS encoding helix-hairpin-helix domain-containing protein, translating to MWETIKKYDKRWYGLFFAMLAAGAIMLFRNNEITEKEQAPILVEQNVPQTAQERKGEGEKNTVMVDIKGAVAHPGVYEIRNTARVNDVVALAGGFTKKADETKVNLAAKVHDEMMIYVPVRGEANAFASSSLQADDSNKIYINTASEQEISQLPGIGKTKAQAIIAYREEHGPFQKAEDLLNVTGIGEKTLEKIKEYIVVP from the coding sequence GTGTGGGAAACGATCAAAAAATATGATAAAAGATGGTACGGCTTGTTTTTCGCGATGTTAGCGGCCGGCGCCATTATGTTGTTTAGAAATAACGAAATAACGGAAAAAGAACAAGCACCGATATTAGTAGAACAAAACGTTCCTCAGACAGCGCAAGAAAGGAAAGGGGAAGGGGAAAAAAATACGGTTATGGTCGATATAAAAGGGGCGGTTGCACACCCAGGGGTGTATGAAATACGGAATACGGCGCGGGTGAATGATGTGGTCGCTTTAGCTGGAGGATTTACGAAGAAAGCTGACGAGACAAAAGTAAATTTAGCAGCGAAAGTGCATGATGAAATGATGATTTACGTGCCGGTGCGCGGGGAAGCGAATGCTTTCGCTTCCTCATCGCTCCAGGCAGATGATTCGAATAAAATTTATATTAACACCGCATCAGAACAAGAAATATCTCAGCTTCCTGGAATCGGAAAAACGAAAGCACAGGCGATTATTGCGTACCGCGAAGAGCATGGCCCTTTTCAAAAGGCGGAAGACTTATTAAACGTGACGGGGATCGGCGAAAAGACGCTTGAAAAGATAAAAGAGTATATTGTTGTGCCATAA
- the comER gene encoding late competence protein ComER, protein MKIGVIGTGNMGRILIEAFLESGAVKENELIITNRTLEKALDIKRVYSGICVVASAEEVVQRATIVFLCVKPLDIHPLLQQLSSFWTKQHCLVSITSPISVEQLEAVVPCHVVRVIPSIANRAFAGSTLITVGKRCSLHYRNYIETLFRHISTPAYIDDEITRVASDIASCGPAFFSYLLQRFIDAAVAKTAISKEQATALTTDMIIGLGELLKHNLYTLPTLQEKVCVKGGITGEGIAVLEKEMEGVFEGVFDKTHEKFKDDVEKVKKQFNH, encoded by the coding sequence ATGAAAATTGGTGTTATTGGCACGGGAAATATGGGAAGGATTTTAATTGAGGCATTTCTCGAATCGGGTGCCGTCAAAGAAAATGAGCTGATTATAACGAACCGCACGTTGGAAAAAGCGTTAGACATAAAGCGGGTTTATTCCGGTATATGCGTTGTTGCCAGCGCGGAAGAAGTCGTGCAGCGGGCAACAATCGTATTTTTATGCGTAAAACCGTTAGACATTCACCCCCTTTTGCAACAATTATCTTCCTTTTGGACAAAGCAACATTGTCTTGTATCGATCACTAGCCCGATTAGCGTAGAGCAGCTGGAAGCGGTCGTACCTTGCCATGTTGTTCGTGTCATTCCAAGCATTGCAAACCGCGCGTTCGCCGGCAGCACGCTGATCACGGTTGGAAAACGCTGCTCTTTGCACTACCGAAACTATATTGAAACGCTGTTCCGTCACATTTCTACTCCTGCTTATATTGACGACGAAATTACGCGGGTCGCTTCTGATATCGCGAGCTGTGGCCCCGCCTTTTTTAGCTATTTGCTGCAGCGTTTTATCGATGCCGCCGTTGCAAAAACCGCGATCTCAAAAGAACAGGCAACAGCATTGACAACGGACATGATCATCGGACTAGGGGAGTTACTAAAACATAATCTTTACACACTTCCAACGCTCCAGGAAAAAGTTTGCGTCAAAGGCGGCATTACCGGAGAAGGAATCGCAGTGCTTGAAAAGGAAATGGAAGGGGTATTTGAGGGAGTATTTGATAAAACACATGAAAAATTTAAAGACGACGTCGAAAAAGTAAAAAAGCAATTTAATCATTGA
- a CDS encoding class I SAM-dependent DNA methyltransferase, giving the protein MTYESSAYWYDTLMEEAPYDAWQSFVQRKLRQYGHRGAARILDIGCGTGELAIRLAKAGFFVTGVDLSENMLAVAQAKAEAQQVAVEFFQQNMTDLQGFSDFDCATIFCDSLNYLLEEREVQRTFSCIYKLLRKDGLLLFDVHSPYKMDHVFRDAVFTSNDEEISYIWSCYPLPFPHGVEHELTFFVRGGDGKYERYDELHQQRTYEMIQYQQWLTAAGFTVLEITADFTDEAPTETSERIFFVAQKTV; this is encoded by the coding sequence ATGACATATGAGTCATCTGCTTATTGGTATGACACGTTAATGGAAGAAGCGCCGTACGATGCGTGGCAATCATTTGTACAACGTAAACTGCGGCAGTATGGGCATCGCGGTGCAGCACGCATTCTCGATATTGGGTGCGGCACCGGAGAGTTAGCGATTCGACTGGCAAAAGCAGGGTTTTTTGTCACCGGTGTCGATTTATCGGAAAATATGCTCGCGGTTGCACAAGCCAAAGCGGAAGCGCAACAGGTAGCAGTGGAATTTTTTCAGCAAAATATGACGGACCTCCAAGGATTTTCCGACTTTGACTGTGCGACGATTTTTTGCGATTCTCTTAACTATTTATTGGAAGAAAGGGAAGTGCAGCGAACATTTTCTTGTATTTATAAACTGTTGCGCAAAGACGGTTTGCTGTTATTTGACGTTCATTCACCGTATAAAATGGATCACGTTTTTCGCGATGCCGTGTTTACCAGCAATGATGAAGAAATCAGTTATATTTGGTCGTGTTATCCGCTTCCTTTTCCACATGGCGTGGAGCATGAGCTCACATTTTTTGTCCGCGGCGGCGATGGAAAATATGAGCGGTATGATGAGCTGCATCAGCAGCGCACGTATGAAATGATTCAGTATCAACAATGGTTAACGGCAGCGGGATTTACGGTGCTGGAAATAACTGCGGATTTTACCGATGAAGCGCCAACGGAAACGTCTGAGCGTATTTTCTTTGTTGCACAAAAAACAGTATGA
- the rsfS gene encoding ribosome silencing factor, producing MTEQEMLRLVVRAADDKKAENIVVLNMKGISLVADYFVICHGNSEKQVQAIAREIKEKAEEHHILVKRIEGFHEAKWVLVDLGDIVVHVFDKEERDYYNLERLWGDAPLEDVASVLQQ from the coding sequence ATGACGGAGCAGGAAATGTTGCGCTTAGTGGTTCGCGCGGCTGACGATAAAAAAGCAGAAAATATCGTTGTCCTTAATATGAAAGGAATTTCCCTTGTCGCGGATTATTTTGTTATTTGCCATGGCAATTCGGAAAAACAAGTACAGGCAATTGCGCGGGAAATAAAAGAGAAAGCGGAAGAACATCATATCCTAGTGAAACGAATCGAAGGGTTTCATGAGGCAAAATGGGTGTTGGTCGACTTAGGCGATATTGTTGTCCATGTTTTCGATAAGGAAGAGCGCGATTATTATAATTTAGAGCGTTTATGGGGAGATGCGCCGCTCGAAGATGTGGCGAGCGTGTTGCAGCAATGA
- the yqeK gene encoding bis(5'-nucleosyl)-tetraphosphatase (symmetrical) YqeK, translated as MERQEALTIVKKQLTEHRYQHTVGVMETAIELAKRYGADVKKAELAAIFHDYAKFRPKEEMKQIILEQNMPKDLLFHNTELWHAPVGAYLVKTEVGIDDEEILNAIRYHTSGRANMTVLEKVIYLADYIEPGRIFPGVEEVRDLAKQDLNKALIKALQNTIQFLLKKNQLIYPDTIHTYNSLMMEIKGE; from the coding sequence ATGGAGCGACAAGAAGCGTTAACTATCGTTAAAAAGCAATTGACCGAACACCGCTACCAGCATACTGTTGGCGTCATGGAAACGGCAATCGAGCTGGCGAAGCGGTATGGAGCCGATGTGAAAAAAGCAGAGTTGGCGGCGATTTTTCATGATTATGCCAAGTTTCGCCCAAAAGAAGAAATGAAACAAATTATTTTGGAGCAAAATATGCCAAAAGACTTGCTTTTCCATAACACTGAACTATGGCATGCGCCCGTTGGCGCCTATTTGGTGAAAACGGAAGTAGGCATTGACGATGAAGAAATATTAAATGCGATTCGTTATCATACATCCGGCCGCGCCAATATGACGGTATTGGAAAAAGTTATTTACCTGGCTGACTATATTGAGCCTGGGCGCATATTCCCAGGGGTGGAGGAAGTCCGCGACCTTGCCAAACAAGATTTGAATAAAGCACTAATCAAAGCACTACAAAACACGATTCAATTTTTGCTGAAAAAAAATCAGCTTATTTACCCGGATACGATTCATACTTATAATTCTTTAATGATGGAAATAAAGGGGGAATGA
- a CDS encoding nicotinate-nucleotide adenylyltransferase has protein sequence MRKIGIFGGTFDPPHCGHLLMANEVLHALKLSEIWFMPNRIPPHKQHELVTRSEDRLRMLELAIDGHPRFHIETIELEREGPSYTYDTVRQLLSMHPDDEFYFIIGADMVEYLPNWYKIDELIKLVTFVGVKRPGFSMETSYPIIEVEAPQFSVSSSFIRERVRNGQTIRYLVPEGVRLYIEEKKLYGATRSVNYR, from the coding sequence ATGAGAAAAATAGGCATTTTCGGAGGGACGTTTGATCCGCCTCACTGTGGGCATTTATTAATGGCGAACGAAGTATTGCACGCCCTTAAGCTATCGGAAATCTGGTTTATGCCAAACCGCATCCCTCCTCATAAACAACACGAACTAGTGACAAGAAGTGAAGATCGTTTACGCATGCTCGAATTAGCCATTGATGGTCATCCGCGTTTTCATATTGAAACGATCGAGCTGGAAAGAGAAGGACCTTCCTATACGTATGATACGGTGCGTCAACTTCTTTCTATGCATCCGGATGATGAATTTTATTTTATTATTGGTGCAGATATGGTTGAATATTTGCCAAACTGGTATAAAATCGATGAACTGATCAAGTTGGTGACATTTGTCGGTGTCAAACGTCCGGGCTTTTCCATGGAAACATCCTACCCGATTATCGAGGTGGAAGCGCCGCAGTTTTCCGTCTCTTCTTCTTTCATTCGCGAACGGGTAAGGAATGGACAAACCATTCGCTACTTAGTGCCGGAAGGCGTAAGACTTTATATTGAGGAGAAGAAGTTATATGGAGCGACAAGAAGCGTTAACTATCGTTAA
- the yhbY gene encoding ribosome assembly RNA-binding protein YhbY, translating into MLTGKQKRFLRAKAHHLKPIFQVGKGGVNENMIKQIVDALEARELIKVSVLQNCEEDRHVVADQLAQEAGAELVQVIGNTIVLYKESKENKQIVLPH; encoded by the coding sequence ATGTTAACAGGAAAACAAAAACGTTTTTTGCGGGCGAAAGCCCATCATTTAAAGCCGATTTTTCAAGTTGGCAAAGGCGGGGTAAATGAAAATATGATTAAACAAATTGTCGATGCGCTGGAAGCGCGCGAGCTGATTAAAGTGAGCGTGCTGCAAAACTGCGAAGAAGACCGCCATGTTGTCGCCGACCAGCTTGCACAAGAGGCGGGGGCGGAACTTGTACAAGTAATTGGGAATACAATTGTATTGTATAAAGAATCAAAAGAAAACAAGCAAATTGTGTTGCCGCACTGA
- the aroE gene encoding shikimate dehydrogenase, with protein sequence MEKLYALFGCPVHHSLSPLMHNDAFQRMNIAAHYHAFHVEPEHLQDAVAGVRALGIAGLNVTIPHKTAIMALLDDIDAEARRIGAVNTIVNENGRLIGYNTDGLGYVRALEEETNVDIQEKRILLIGAGGAARGIYFSLIDRGAKRIDICNRTVSKAKQLIEEGDAAVSSAAFSLSEAEQRLGEYDIVINTTSVGMYPNVEQMPLSLANLKEGTIVSDIIYNPLETKWLKEARERNAIVQNGVGMFIYQGALAFEKWTGVFPDVERMKKIVMEQLRR encoded by the coding sequence ATGGAAAAACTATACGCGCTGTTTGGTTGTCCGGTTCATCATTCCTTGTCGCCGCTTATGCATAACGATGCGTTTCAGCGCATGAACATCGCTGCTCATTATCACGCCTTCCATGTAGAACCGGAGCACTTACAGGATGCCGTTGCCGGAGTGAGGGCTCTCGGGATTGCCGGATTAAATGTAACGATCCCTCATAAAACAGCAATCATGGCATTGCTTGATGATATCGATGCAGAGGCGCGCCGCATCGGAGCGGTGAACACGATCGTCAATGAAAACGGACGCTTAATCGGTTATAATACAGATGGCCTAGGATATGTCCGAGCGCTTGAGGAAGAAACCAACGTTGATATCCAAGAAAAGCGCATTTTACTCATCGGCGCCGGCGGAGCGGCAAGAGGAATTTATTTTTCGCTTATCGATCGCGGAGCCAAACGGATTGATATTTGCAACCGTACGGTATCCAAAGCAAAACAGCTTATTGAAGAAGGCGATGCCGCGGTTTCGTCGGCTGCTTTCTCGTTAAGCGAAGCGGAACAACGTTTAGGGGAATATGATATTGTCATTAATACGACGTCGGTCGGCATGTATCCGAACGTGGAACAAATGCCGCTATCGCTTGCCAATCTGAAAGAAGGAACGATTGTTTCCGACATTATTTATAACCCGTTAGAAACAAAATGGCTAAAGGAAGCACGAGAACGCAATGCCATTGTACAAAACGGCGTCGGCATGTTTATTTATCAAGGTGCGCTCGCATTCGAAAAGTGGACAGGGGTATTTCCGGATGTGGAGCGGATGAAAAAAATTGTGATGGAACAACTTAGGAGGTAA
- the yqeH gene encoding ribosome biogenesis GTPase YqeH — protein MVEQQIRCIGCGAVIQSEDQTKPGYAPESALEKEEVICQRCFRLKHYNEVQDIPLTDDDFLKILHRIGQSEALVVKIVDIFDFNGSWLPGLHRFAVNNPILLVGNKVDLLPKSVKYPKLIHWMKQAANDLGLKPVDICLVSAVKGIGMAKVMEAIEKYRFGKDVYVVGCTNVGKSTFINRIIQEVTGKGNVITTSYFPGTTLDMIEIPLEDGATLYDTPGIINHHQMAHFVDKKDLKIITPKREIHPRVYQLNEQQTLFFGGLARLDYVKGGRRPFVCYFSNELLIHRTKLEKADALYASQLGELLSPPNRHYAEQFPPLEAHTFTIKERKTDIVFSGLGWVTCNDPGAQVTAYAPKGVDIFIRKSLI, from the coding sequence ATGGTGGAACAACAAATTCGCTGCATTGGCTGTGGGGCGGTTATCCAATCGGAGGATCAAACAAAGCCTGGATACGCTCCCGAAAGTGCACTAGAGAAAGAAGAAGTCATTTGCCAGCGGTGTTTTCGTCTGAAACATTATAATGAGGTACAGGACATTCCGCTGACCGATGATGATTTTTTAAAAATTTTGCACCGCATCGGGCAATCGGAAGCACTAGTCGTCAAAATTGTCGACATTTTTGACTTTAACGGCAGCTGGCTTCCAGGTTTGCATCGATTTGCGGTTAACAATCCGATTTTGCTCGTTGGCAATAAAGTGGATTTGCTGCCAAAATCGGTGAAATATCCGAAGCTTATTCACTGGATGAAGCAGGCGGCAAACGATCTTGGTTTGAAGCCGGTTGATATTTGTTTAGTGAGCGCGGTAAAAGGAATCGGAATGGCGAAAGTAATGGAAGCGATCGAGAAATACCGGTTCGGCAAAGACGTGTATGTCGTTGGCTGCACGAATGTCGGGAAATCGACATTTATTAACCGGATTATTCAAGAAGTTACAGGCAAAGGAAATGTCATTACTACTTCTTATTTTCCGGGAACAACGTTAGATATGATCGAAATTCCATTAGAGGATGGAGCTACGCTTTACGATACGCCGGGAATTATCAACCATCATCAGATGGCGCACTTTGTGGATAAAAAAGATTTAAAAATCATTACGCCAAAGCGGGAAATCCACCCGCGGGTATATCAACTGAATGAACAGCAAACGTTATTTTTCGGCGGCCTTGCCCGGCTTGACTACGTCAAAGGAGGACGGCGGCCTTTCGTCTGTTATTTTTCCAATGAATTACTCATTCATCGGACAAAATTGGAAAAGGCGGATGCCTTATATGCGAGCCAATTAGGCGAACTTCTTTCGCCGCCAAACAGACATTACGCCGAGCAATTCCCGCCGTTAGAGGCTCACACTTTTACCATCAAAGAAAGAAAAACCGATATCGTATTTTCCGGGCTTGGCTGGGTAACTTGCAATGACCCAGGAGCGCAAGTGACTGCCTACGCTCCAAAAGGGGTCGACATTTTCATCAGAAAATCATTGATTTAG
- a CDS encoding YqeG family HAD IIIA-type phosphatase — MLHYFLPNQFVKRVLDITPSELKEKGIKGIITDLDNTLVEWDRPSATPELTEWFEKMKREGIKVMIVSNNNKKRVQSFAEPLGIPFIFEARKPLTRAFQKALATMQLRKEEVVVIGDQLLTDVFGGNRLGLNTILVVPVAQTDGLWTRFNRKMERKILDMMRKKGMVYWEE; from the coding sequence ATGCTTCATTATTTTTTACCTAATCAGTTTGTTAAACGCGTATTGGACATCACTCCTAGCGAGTTAAAAGAGAAGGGGATTAAAGGAATCATTACTGATTTGGATAATACGCTTGTCGAATGGGATCGGCCGAGCGCTACTCCAGAGCTAACGGAGTGGTTTGAAAAGATGAAGCGGGAAGGCATTAAGGTGATGATCGTATCGAATAATAACAAAAAGCGGGTACAATCTTTTGCCGAGCCGCTCGGTATTCCTTTTATTTTCGAAGCACGCAAGCCGTTGACGCGCGCTTTTCAAAAGGCGTTAGCGACGATGCAGTTGCGCAAAGAGGAAGTGGTTGTCATTGGCGATCAATTGCTGACAGACGTATTTGGCGGCAATCGCCTAGGGTTAAATACGATTTTAGTCGTTCCTGTTGCACAGACAGATGGGCTGTGGACCCGATTCAACCGCAAGATGGAGCGAAAAATTTTAGATATGATGCGAAAAAAAGGCATGGTTTACTGGGAGGAATGA
- a CDS encoding sporulation histidine kinase inhibitor Sda gives MKHLSDELLIESYYKAKELNLSPEFIALIEKEIQRRSLSHKIKLSS, from the coding sequence ATGAAACATCTATCCGATGAGTTGTTGATCGAATCGTATTATAAAGCAAAAGAATTAAATTTAAGTCCTGAATTTATTGCGCTCATTGAAAAAGAAATCCAGCGTCGTTCGTTAAGTCATAAAATTAAGTTGTCATCCTGA
- a CDS encoding phosphatidylserine decarboxylase, whose translation MLKWLYRLMVELTNHSLSSKMIALFTKSRLSAVLIPSYAKIYNINQEEMEKKLKNYKTLQQLFIRKLKEGTRPIDETENGVISPVDAIIEDIGTIRENSEIVVKNKTYSIAEMLGSSEAAQKYVNGLFIILYLSPSHYHRIHSPISGVVQKQWVLGKKSYPVNRLGLKYGKQPLSKNYRIITEVDANGKHIAIVKIGAMFVNSIELTHASKHLTKGQEIAYFSFGSTVVLLFEKDSIELDERIVVPMGIKVGERLGYLK comes from the coding sequence TTGCTGAAATGGTTGTATCGCCTGATGGTTGAACTGACTAATCATTCGCTTTCATCAAAAATGATTGCCCTTTTTACGAAATCCCGTTTGAGCGCGGTACTTATTCCATCGTATGCAAAAATTTATAATATTAATCAAGAAGAGATGGAAAAAAAATTAAAAAATTATAAAACGTTGCAGCAATTGTTTATTCGTAAGCTAAAAGAAGGAACAAGGCCGATTGACGAAACGGAAAACGGAGTGATCAGCCCAGTAGACGCAATTATTGAAGATATTGGGACGATCCGAGAAAACAGTGAAATCGTTGTGAAAAATAAAACGTATTCAATCGCCGAGATGCTTGGCAGCAGCGAAGCCGCCCAAAAATATGTTAATGGATTATTTATTATTTTATATTTAAGTCCCAGCCATTATCATCGCATCCACAGTCCGATATCTGGAGTGGTGCAAAAACAATGGGTGCTTGGAAAAAAATCGTATCCAGTTAATCGCCTTGGCTTAAAGTACGGCAAACAGCCGTTATCAAAAAACTATCGTATAATTACAGAAGTGGATGCAAACGGAAAGCATATTGCGATCGTAAAAATAGGAGCGATGTTTGTCAACAGTATTGAGCTTACCCATGCAAGTAAACATTTGACAAAAGGACAGGAAATTGCCTATTTTTCTTTTGGTTCTACCGTTGTTTTATTATTTGAAAAAGATAGCATTGAGCTTGATGAACGAATTGTCGTGCCAATGGGAATTAAAGTTGGGGAACGGCTTGGGTATTTAAAATAA
- the pssA gene encoding CDP-diacylglycerol--serine O-phosphatidyltransferase — MFLSDYLDSTLKKLKANIANILTITNLSLGGFSVLTTLKGGLHVSLLLIFLAALVDRFDGAVARKLNIESELGKQLDSMSDIISFGVAPALLMYQALLYEFGAPGAFFTILYIGCGAFRLARFNITENNGYFSGLPITAAGVLLTLSYLTIHYFPPQFFIFLMITLSFLMVGTFKLKKI, encoded by the coding sequence ATGTTTTTATCGGATTATTTAGATTCCACATTGAAAAAGTTAAAAGCAAACATCGCAAATATTCTAACCATAACTAATTTATCGCTAGGCGGTTTCTCCGTCCTAACAACGTTAAAAGGAGGGCTTCATGTCAGCCTGCTCCTTATCTTTTTAGCGGCTTTAGTCGATCGCTTTGACGGGGCTGTTGCGCGAAAACTAAACATTGAATCGGAACTTGGCAAACAATTGGATTCGATGAGTGACATCATATCCTTTGGAGTAGCCCCTGCGCTGTTAATGTATCAGGCCTTACTGTACGAATTTGGCGCACCAGGTGCGTTTTTCACTATTTTATATATCGGCTGCGGCGCCTTTCGTCTTGCTCGGTTCAATATTACAGAAAATAACGGCTACTTTTCCGGGCTTCCCATTACGGCAGCCGGAGTGCTGCTAACGTTAAGCTATTTAACGATTCATTATTTTCCACCGCAGTTTTTTATTTTCCTAATGATCACCCTATCGTTTTTAATGGTCGGAACATTTAAGCTGAAAAAAATATAA
- the motA gene encoding flagellar motor stator protein MotA has translation MDKTSIIGILLGIIAVVLGMYFKGVNFNVLINPAAILIIIVGTIASVTIAFPTREIKKIPKLLAVIFKEQNIPTVEELIPLFVDWANIARREGLLALEAKLDEIDDSFLRNGLSMVIDGQTQEFIRDVMTEEIEAMEERHETNASIFSQAGTYAPTLGVLGAVIGLIAALGNIQNISELGKAISAAFVATLLGIFTGYVLWHPFANKLRRKSKEEAKIRQIMIEGVLSILEGQAPRTIEQKLASYLPEGERRKLMEQGEKGNE, from the coding sequence TTGGATAAAACATCGATTATTGGAATTCTTCTTGGCATCATCGCGGTTGTATTAGGAATGTACTTTAAGGGGGTCAATTTTAATGTATTAATTAACCCGGCAGCCATTTTAATTATTATCGTCGGAACGATCGCATCTGTTACCATCGCGTTTCCGACCCGCGAAATAAAAAAAATCCCGAAGTTATTAGCCGTCATTTTTAAAGAGCAAAATATTCCAACGGTGGAGGAATTGATTCCGCTGTTTGTCGACTGGGCGAACATAGCCCGGCGTGAAGGGCTGCTCGCCTTAGAGGCGAAATTAGATGAGATTGACGATTCATTTTTGCGGAACGGCTTAAGCATGGTGATTGACGGGCAAACGCAAGAATTTATTCGCGATGTCATGACTGAAGAAATTGAAGCGATGGAAGAGCGCCATGAGACAAATGCATCTATTTTTTCACAAGCAGGTACATATGCGCCGACACTTGGAGTGCTCGGTGCAGTCATCGGGCTCATTGCAGCATTGGGCAATATACAGAATATCAGCGAACTTGGTAAGGCGATTAGTGCGGCATTCGTCGCCACTTTGCTCGGAATTTTCACCGGATATGTGTTATGGCATCCATTTGCCAATAAATTAAGAAGAAAATCAAAGGAAGAAGCAAAAATACGGCAAATCATGATAGAGGGAGTCCTTTCTATTTTGGAAGGACAGGCGCCGCGAACGATTGAACAAAAGCTTGCTTCGTATCTTCCGGAAGGCGAACGTCGGAAACTGATGGAACAGGGAGAAAAAGGAAATGAGTAA
- the motB gene encoding flagellar motor protein MotB, whose protein sequence is MSKKKKVKQEQHISESWLIPYADLLTLLLALFIVLFASSQIDQKKFQEIARSFSAAFTGGTGVLDFESPIAPKQPPLSPKQDHKQQEENKNALDKQDQEELQDVKEKIDGYIVQNQLSGKLQTSLTEEGLAITILNDILFDSGSAEVRVKDRKLAKEISELLVMNPPRNVIISGHTDNVPIHNAKFASNWELSVMRAVNFMKLLLENPKLDPRLFSAKGYGEFKPVASNDTPEGRMKNRRVEILILPHTKTANHSLN, encoded by the coding sequence ATGAGTAAGAAAAAGAAGGTGAAGCAGGAACAGCATATTAGCGAATCATGGCTGATTCCGTACGCTGACTTATTAACACTATTGCTTGCCCTTTTTATCGTTTTGTTTGCGAGCAGCCAAATCGACCAAAAAAAATTCCAGGAAATTGCCCGCTCATTTAGCGCTGCGTTCACTGGCGGGACGGGTGTCCTTGATTTTGAAAGCCCGATTGCGCCAAAACAGCCTCCTTTATCGCCAAAGCAAGACCATAAGCAGCAGGAGGAAAATAAAAACGCACTCGATAAACAAGATCAAGAAGAGTTACAGGACGTTAAAGAAAAAATTGATGGGTACATCGTGCAAAATCAGTTAAGCGGGAAATTGCAGACCTCTTTAACGGAAGAAGGATTAGCGATCACGATATTAAACGATATTTTATTTGATTCGGGAAGTGCGGAAGTGCGGGTAAAAGACCGGAAACTTGCCAAAGAAATTTCCGAGCTGCTCGTTATGAATCCGCCGCGCAATGTTATTATTAGCGGACATACGGATAACGTGCCGATTCATAATGCCAAGTTCGCTTCCAACTGGGAACTAAGCGTGATGCGGGCCGTAAATTTTATGAAACTGTTATTGGAAAACCCGAAGCTCGATCCGCGCTTATTTAGTGCGAAAGGATACGGGGAATTTAAGCCGGTCGCATCGAATGACACTCCCGAGGGGCGGATGAAAAATCGGCGCGTTGAAATTTTAATTTTGCCGCATACGAAAACAGCAAACCATTCCCTTAACTGA